One genomic window of Acidobacteriota bacterium includes the following:
- a CDS encoding RNA-binding protein, with protein sequence MSVKLYVGNLAFNTTEQDLQDEFSQYGQVSSASLVTDRDTGRSRGFAFVELDSKEAAQAAIQGLNGKEVGGRALTVNEAKPREDRGGGGGRGGGGGRGGGGFGGGGGGRRY encoded by the coding sequence ATGTCAGTGAAATTATATGTCGGGAACCTGGCCTTCAATACGACGGAGCAGGATCTGCAAGATGAATTCAGCCAATACGGCCAAGTCAGCTCCGCGAGCCTCGTCACCGATCGTGACACGGGCCGTTCACGCGGCTTCGCCTTTGTCGAACTGGATTCCAAAGAAGCCGCGCAAGCGGCGATCCAAGGTCTGAATGGCAAGGAAGTCGGCGGCCGCGCCCTCACCGTCAACGAAGCCAAGCCCCGCGAAGATCGTGGCGGCGGCGGCGGACGTGGTGGTGGCGGCGGACGCGGTGGCGGTGGCTTTGGCGGCGGCGGTGGTGGTCGCCGTTACTAA
- a CDS encoding CoA transferase: MTKPLAGIRVLDFGRYIAGPYCAALLADMGADVIRIERRDGGEDRQLAPLSETGDGALFMNMNRNKRGLTLDPAHPHSGEIKRRLLASADVVVANLPVDVLQKLGLDYESLTASKPDIILTMISTFGSTGPYARRAGFDTIAQAMSGAMSLTGFPGAPVRSVVAFEDFGTALHAAFGTMVALFERQRTGQGQVVEGALLATGVMLMQSLLAERHVTGIVREQRGNAGLHAAPTDTYRTRDGWIVVQAIGQPMFERWARLVGRADLIADPRCADDLARGDNYHLITAVMAAWTAARTTAEALQQLEAVRLPAGPVYALQEVLNDPQVQARELLQYVDYPGSPAAVPLANTPVRLSATPGEIRRRAPLLGEHTHEVLRELNFSEAEIEAFQTGHVI, translated from the coding sequence ATGACCAAACCACTCGCAGGAATTCGCGTGCTCGATTTTGGCCGCTACATCGCCGGGCCGTATTGCGCCGCCTTGCTGGCGGATATGGGCGCGGATGTCATTCGCATCGAGCGCCGCGACGGAGGCGAAGACCGCCAGCTCGCGCCGCTCAGCGAAACGGGCGATGGCGCATTGTTTATGAATATGAACCGCAACAAACGCGGTCTGACGCTCGATCCGGCCCATCCGCACAGCGGCGAAATCAAACGCCGCCTGCTGGCCAGCGCCGATGTCGTCGTCGCCAATTTGCCGGTGGACGTGTTGCAAAAGCTCGGCCTTGATTACGAGTCACTCACGGCGAGCAAGCCGGACATCATCCTGACGATGATCTCGACGTTCGGTTCGACCGGGCCTTATGCCAGGCGGGCGGGCTTCGACACGATTGCCCAGGCGATGTCGGGCGCGATGAGTTTGACGGGTTTTCCCGGCGCGCCCGTGCGCAGCGTCGTCGCGTTTGAAGATTTCGGCACCGCCTTGCACGCCGCCTTCGGCACGATGGTCGCGCTGTTTGAACGGCAACGCACCGGCCAGGGGCAAGTCGTCGAGGGCGCGCTGCTCGCAACGGGCGTCATGCTGATGCAATCCTTGCTGGCCGAACGCCACGTCACCGGCATCGTGCGCGAGCAACGCGGCAACGCGGGTTTGCACGCCGCGCCCACCGACACCTACCGCACGCGCGATGGCTGGATCGTGGTGCAGGCGATTGGCCAACCGATGTTTGAACGCTGGGCCAGGTTGGTGGGCCGCGCCGATTTGATTGCCGATCCGCGCTGTGCCGATGATCTGGCGCGTGGCGACAACTATCACTTGATTACCGCCGTGATGGCCGCCTGGACGGCGGCGCGCACGACCGCCGAAGCCTTGCAACAACTCGAAGCCGTGCGGCTGCCCGCCGGGCCGGTTTATGCCTTGCAGGAGGTGCTCAACGATCCGCAGGTGCAGGCGCGCGAGTTGTTGCAATACGTTGATTATCCGGGCAGCCCCGCTGCCGTCCCGTTGGCCAATACGCCCGTGCGACTCTCGGCGACGCCCGGCGAAATACGCCGCCGTGCGCCGTTGCTGGGCGAACACACGCACGAGGTATTGCGCGAATTGAATTTTAGCGAGGCGGAGATTGAAGCCTTTCAAACTGGCCACGTAATTTGA
- a CDS encoding universal stress protein has product MKVLLAIDGSPCSEAAVQAVAQRLWPAGSEVRIISAYSARFPVAAEPMFAVLSERQAAVEYEQRRAHLIVERAAGVLRANLAEKSLAITAAEIEGAPRRMIVDEAKRWGADLIVLGSHGYGALGRLLLGAVSQAVAAHASCSVLIVRNRPASQKPAPQKEEERKE; this is encoded by the coding sequence ATGAAGGTCTTATTGGCAATTGACGGCTCGCCGTGCAGCGAAGCCGCCGTGCAAGCTGTTGCGCAACGCCTTTGGCCCGCAGGCAGCGAAGTGCGCATCATCTCTGCCTACTCGGCGCGTTTCCCGGTGGCGGCTGAGCCTATGTTTGCTGTGCTCTCTGAGCGCCAAGCGGCGGTCGAGTATGAGCAGCGGCGTGCGCATCTGATCGTTGAGCGTGCGGCTGGTGTCTTGCGCGCGAACCTCGCGGAGAAATCATTGGCCATTACTGCGGCAGAGATCGAAGGCGCGCCGCGCCGCATGATTGTGGATGAGGCCAAACGCTGGGGTGCGGATTTAATTGTGCTTGGCTCGCATGGCTATGGAGCGTTGGGGCGGCTGTTGCTCGGCGCCGTTTCGCAAGCTGTGGCCGCGCACGCGTCATGTTCAGTACTGATTGTGCGGAACCGGCCAGCATCCCAAAAGCCAGCACCCCAAAAGGAAGAAGAGCGAAAGGAGTAG
- a CDS encoding AMP-binding protein, whose product MIRPFDYTGITRDEQGILRYDNLPDSLVAMFRRSVDRAPNAEAIVEAGGPRMTYAQVWDAAAHIAGGLRAHGIAPGDRVAIQLGNGLQWCLAFIGIQMAGALAVPVNTRFTAAEAAYVIADSGARFSFLPGAALPDGAPFVIEGLKRDGVAAIFYTSGTTGFPKGALTTHENFLSIVESRFRIVPLPRDGSIRTLISIPLFHVTACNAQFLPTLGTGGAVVILPAFDVQAFLRAIGDEHINQLTTVPAIYWLALNQPNFAEFDTTAIRWLSYGGAPMAPELVGRIIEAFPNARVGNGFGLTETSSVATFLPHDFARERPESVGFPIPITEVDLFEPDAETGIGELLIRGANVVKGYWNKPEATAETFVDSWLHTGDMARISPEGFIQIVDRKKDMICRGGENVYCVEVENALAAHPAVFEVAVIGVPDVVMGEKVGAVISLRPGMQAEPEDIITFARTRLADFKVPQYLKIYSDSLPRNPNGKIVKPRLRKEVVWDKPIR is encoded by the coding sequence ATGATTCGTCCCTTTGACTACACCGGCATTACCCGCGATGAGCAAGGCATCCTGCGTTACGACAACCTGCCGGATTCGCTGGTCGCAATGTTTCGCCGCAGCGTTGACCGCGCGCCCAACGCCGAAGCCATCGTCGAAGCCGGCGGCCCGCGCATGACCTACGCCCAGGTTTGGGACGCCGCCGCGCACATCGCAGGCGGTTTGCGCGCTCATGGCATCGCACCCGGCGACCGCGTGGCGATTCAACTCGGCAACGGCTTGCAGTGGTGTCTGGCTTTTATCGGCATTCAAATGGCGGGCGCGCTGGCGGTGCCGGTCAACACGCGCTTTACCGCAGCCGAGGCCGCCTACGTTATCGCCGATTCCGGCGCGCGTTTCTCATTCCTGCCCGGCGCGGCATTGCCCGACGGTGCGCCCTTTGTGATCGAAGGATTAAAGCGTGATGGCGTAGCCGCGATCTTTTACACCAGTGGCACGACCGGCTTTCCCAAAGGCGCGCTGACCACGCACGAGAACTTTCTTTCGATTGTCGAATCGCGTTTCCGTATCGTGCCGCTGCCGCGCGATGGCAGCATCCGCACGCTCATCAGCATCCCGCTCTTTCACGTCACGGCCTGCAACGCGCAGTTTCTGCCTACGCTCGGTACGGGCGGCGCGGTCGTCATCCTGCCCGCGTTCGATGTCCAAGCCTTCCTGCGCGCCATCGGCGACGAGCACATCAACCAACTCACGACCGTGCCCGCGATTTATTGGCTCGCGCTCAATCAACCCAACTTTGCCGAATTTGATACGACAGCCATCCGCTGGCTGTCGTATGGCGGCGCGCCGATGGCCCCTGAACTGGTGGGCCGCATCATCGAAGCCTTTCCCAACGCCCGCGTCGGCAACGGCTTCGGCTTGACCGAAACGTCTTCGGTGGCGACCTTCTTGCCGCACGATTTTGCGCGTGAGCGACCCGAATCGGTCGGTTTCCCAATTCCCATCACGGAGGTAGACCTGTTTGAGCCGGATGCCGAAACGGGCATCGGTGAACTACTCATTCGTGGCGCGAACGTCGTCAAAGGCTATTGGAACAAGCCGGAAGCGACGGCGGAGACATTTGTGGATAGCTGGTTACATACGGGCGACATGGCGCGCATCAGCCCGGAAGGCTTCATCCAAATCGTAGACCGCAAGAAAGACATGATCTGTCGCGGCGGCGAAAACGTTTATTGCGTCGAAGTCGAAAACGCCTTGGCCGCGCATCCCGCCGTGTTTGAAGTCGCGGTCATCGGCGTCCCCGACGTCGTGATGGGCGAAAAAGTCGGCGCGGTCATCTCGCTGCGGCCCGGCATGCAAGCCGAACCGGAAGACATCATCACGTTCGCCCGCACGCGGCTGGCCGATTTCAAAGTCCCGCAATACCTCAAGATTTACAGTGATTCGCTGCCGCGCAATCCCAATGGCAAAATCGTGAAGCCGCGACTGCGCAAAGAAGTCGTGTGGGATAAACCCATTCGCTAA
- a CDS encoding carboxymuconolactone decarboxylase family protein: MSEQNHPRARQHLGMLLHKLTKELPAPLAGFTQLHKGAMSAGALSKQTKELIALGIAISTNCDGCIAWHVHDALRAGAARPEILETIGVALMMGGGPAAIYGCEALEALEQFETQLAEERAAQGMET, translated from the coding sequence ATGTCTGAACAAAATCATCCGCGCGCGCGTCAGCATTTGGGGATGCTGCTGCATAAATTGACCAAAGAACTGCCCGCGCCACTGGCCGGATTTACGCAGTTGCACAAAGGTGCCATGTCCGCTGGCGCTTTGAGTAAGCAAACGAAAGAATTGATTGCGCTGGGCATTGCAATTTCTACGAACTGCGATGGCTGCATCGCCTGGCACGTCCACGATGCTTTGCGCGCTGGGGCCGCCCGTCCCGAAATTCTCGAAACCATCGGCGTAGCGCTGATGATGGGCGGCGGCCCGGCGGCAATTTATGGCTGCGAGGCGTTGGAAGCCTTGGAACAATTCGAGACCCAATTGGCTGAAGAACGAGCGGCGCAAGGTATGGAAACTTGA